The Methylomicrobium lacus LW14 genome window below encodes:
- a CDS encoding type II toxin-antitoxin system RelE family toxin, translated as MAYKIKFTPAADRQFAKLIPERKRAISDALMRLAENPRHHGVIKLSGEHDLYRVRVGNYRVIFQIEDDVLYVVVVKIGHRKEIYKS; from the coding sequence ATGGCTTATAAGATCAAATTTACGCCAGCCGCCGATAGACAATTTGCCAAGCTTATCCCAGAACGAAAACGAGCTATTTCCGACGCTTTAATGCGCTTGGCTGAGAATCCGCGTCATCATGGCGTCATTAAATTATCCGGTGAACATGATTTATATAGGGTCAGAGTCGGTAACTATCGGGTCATTTTTCAGATAGAAGACGATGTGCTTTATGTCGTGGTTGTAAAAATCGGTCATAGAAAAGAAATATATAAGAGCTAG
- a CDS encoding pyrophosphate--fructose-6-phosphate 1-phosphotransferase, whose amino-acid sequence MNKPKKVAILTAGGLAPCLNSAIGSLIERYNEIDPSIEIICYRSGYKGLLLGDYYKVTQAVRDNAGLLQKFGGSVIGNSRVKLTNAKDCVKRGLVQEGQDPQKVAADQLVKDGVDVLHTIGGDDTNTAAADLAAFLAQNNYGLTVIGLPKTVDNDVFPIKQSLGAWTAAEQGARYFWNVVAENNSNPRMLIVHEVMGRSCGWLTAATAVEYRKLLDRAEWLPDLGLSRDTYEVHGIFVPEMHVDLAAEAKRLRAVMDTVDCVNIFVSEGAGVEAIVAEMQAKGQEVPRDAFGHIKLDAVNPGKWFGEQFAQMIGAEKTLVQKSGYFARASAANAEDIRLIKSCADLAVECAMRREAGVIGHDEDNGNVLRAIEFPRIKGGKPFDIDAHWFEKALGEIGQTKGKKVSSAH is encoded by the coding sequence ATGAACAAACCTAAAAAAGTTGCAATTTTGACCGCCGGCGGCCTGGCCCCTTGCCTTAACTCTGCGATCGGCAGCCTGATCGAGCGCTACAATGAAATCGATCCGTCGATCGAAATCATCTGCTACCGCAGCGGTTACAAGGGCCTCTTGCTCGGCGACTATTACAAGGTCACCCAGGCGGTGCGCGACAACGCCGGCCTGTTGCAAAAATTCGGCGGTTCGGTGATCGGCAACAGCCGCGTCAAACTGACCAACGCGAAGGACTGCGTGAAGCGCGGCCTGGTTCAGGAAGGTCAGGACCCGCAAAAAGTCGCGGCCGACCAATTGGTTAAAGACGGCGTCGACGTATTGCACACGATCGGCGGCGACGACACCAATACCGCGGCGGCTGACCTCGCGGCGTTCCTGGCGCAAAACAACTACGGCCTGACTGTTATCGGTCTGCCGAAAACAGTCGACAACGACGTGTTCCCGATCAAGCAATCTTTGGGTGCATGGACCGCCGCCGAGCAAGGCGCGCGTTATTTCTGGAACGTGGTCGCGGAAAACAATTCGAACCCGCGCATGCTGATCGTGCACGAAGTGATGGGCCGCAGCTGCGGCTGGCTGACCGCCGCGACCGCAGTGGAATACCGGAAGCTCCTCGACCGCGCCGAATGGCTGCCGGATCTCGGCCTGAGCCGTGACACCTACGAAGTCCACGGCATTTTCGTGCCGGAAATGCACGTTGACCTGGCCGCCGAAGCGAAGCGTCTCCGCGCAGTGATGGACACCGTCGACTGCGTGAACATTTTCGTCTCCGAAGGCGCCGGCGTCGAAGCGATCGTCGCCGAAATGCAAGCGAAAGGCCAGGAAGTGCCGCGCGATGCGTTCGGCCACATCAAACTGGATGCGGTCAATCCGGGCAAATGGTTCGGCGAGCAATTCGCACAGATGATCGGCGCGGAAAAAACGCTGGTGCAAAAATCCGGCTATTTCGCGCGCGCGTCCGCCGCGAACGCCGAAGACATCCGCCTGATCAAATCCTGCGCCGACCTCGCGGTCGAATGCGCGATGCGCCGCGAGGCCGGCGTGATCGGCCATGACGAAGACAACGGCAACGTGCTGCGCGCGATCGAATTCCCGCGCATCAAGGGCGGCAAGCCGTTCGACATCGATGCGCATTGGTTCGAAAAAGCCCTGGGCGAAATCGGCCAGACCAAGGGCAAGAAGGTCAGCAGCGCGCATTAA
- a CDS encoding glycosyltransferase, giving the protein MKIGIQTWGSNGDIRPLLALADGLQKAGHQVTLVVSSIDNQSYQSICEQMHIGYRQVPEHIAFDMEDFAERSFRMNPLQWLRALLDEAFFPTEALIYRAAEALVAENDCVIGHHFLYPLKLAALLQHKPFYSVTFCHAAIPNPVLPPFSFPDLGKCLNPISWKLLDAIFNWVLKQPLTRLWREAGLTPPANMLSELLTSQQLNLVAVDPVFCRGSEYWSAFHQSCGFLNLTEDTRRWRWPESLSAFLEAGPAPVYMTFGSLQQAVPEWSMGLFLQAVEKSACRAIIQTSSAHYPAGSQQGDVYFIGKHPHQPVFARCAAVVHHGGAGTTHAATRAGCPSVVVSFMDEQLFWARQLQSLGVAGKPLPAKSVTAEALAQTIGKILSEPCYREQAQRIGAQMQTHDGVARAIALLTEKFECQPAASTGAAASSLRV; this is encoded by the coding sequence ATGAAAATCGGCATTCAAACTTGGGGTTCCAATGGCGACATCCGGCCCTTGCTGGCGCTGGCCGATGGCTTGCAAAAAGCAGGGCATCAGGTCACGCTGGTGGTCAGCAGCATCGACAATCAAAGCTACCAGTCGATCTGCGAGCAAATGCACATCGGCTACCGGCAAGTCCCCGAACACATCGCATTCGATATGGAAGATTTTGCCGAACGCTCGTTTCGGATGAATCCTTTGCAATGGCTCCGGGCTTTATTGGATGAAGCCTTTTTTCCGACCGAAGCGTTAATCTATCGAGCCGCGGAGGCCCTCGTGGCCGAAAACGATTGCGTGATTGGCCATCATTTTCTTTACCCGCTAAAACTGGCGGCGCTACTGCAACATAAGCCATTTTACAGCGTGACTTTCTGTCATGCCGCCATTCCCAATCCGGTCTTGCCGCCGTTCAGCTTTCCGGATTTGGGTAAATGCCTCAATCCGATCAGCTGGAAACTGCTGGATGCGATTTTCAACTGGGTTTTGAAACAACCGCTGACGCGATTATGGCGAGAGGCAGGCTTAACACCGCCCGCCAATATGCTCAGCGAACTCTTAACCTCGCAGCAATTGAACCTGGTGGCGGTCGATCCGGTGTTTTGCCGGGGCAGCGAATATTGGTCCGCATTTCATCAAAGTTGCGGTTTTCTCAATTTGACCGAAGATACCCGGCGCTGGCGGTGGCCCGAATCCTTGTCGGCCTTTCTGGAAGCGGGACCGGCACCGGTGTATATGACCTTTGGCAGTTTGCAGCAGGCGGTACCGGAATGGAGCATGGGCCTATTTTTGCAGGCCGTGGAAAAATCCGCTTGCCGAGCCATCATCCAAACCAGTTCCGCCCATTATCCGGCAGGCAGCCAACAAGGCGATGTCTATTTTATCGGCAAACATCCGCATCAACCGGTATTCGCACGTTGTGCCGCCGTGGTGCACCATGGCGGCGCGGGCACGACCCATGCGGCGACGCGCGCAGGCTGTCCATCCGTGGTGGTGTCGTTCATGGACGAGCAATTGTTCTGGGCGAGGCAGCTTCAGTCCTTAGGCGTGGCCGGCAAACCGTTACCGGCAAAAAGCGTAACAGCTGAAGCCTTGGCGCAGACAATTGGGAAGATACTGTCAGAACCTTGCTATCGAGAACAAGCCCAGCGCATCGGAGCGCAAATGCAAACGCATGATGGCGTTGCCAGAGCCATCGCGTTACTGACGGAGAAATTTGAGTGTCAACCGGCCGCCAGCACGGGCGCGGCGGCCAGCAGCTTGCGGGTATAG
- a CDS encoding ABC transporter permease — protein sequence MIVLWTDALIFLLIAMMIGLGVTIRGKEHFRRPLRQIAASHSGMVSLIVLLFFIVIGLADSIHFKASGDDGNDVISVLDTWAAPMRRHGEKTYSAPFSAFGYGKEMVTEDDGTAHWDYPRLKYGGAHLSDPETQLAADILKKGLYGLFQGASLCAFFGLMLWGIFAARQKPFLHGSGPGRSTLAVGFAIVTVGYALCYLSLYYHVLGTDKVGEDVFYQTIKSIRTGLVIGTLTTLIMLPMAIFFGILAGFFQGWIDDLIQYIYTTLNSIPGVLLIAASILMVQVYMANHEEAFTSVVVRADMRLLFLCMILGVTSWTGLCRLLRAETLKLREMEYVQAARALGVKQGAILARHILPNVMHIVLISVVLDFSALVLAEAVLSYINIGVDPTTYSWGNMINGARLEMAREPVVWWSLTAAFVFMFILVLAANLFADVVQDAFDPRRAGNG from the coding sequence ATGATCGTTTTATGGACCGACGCCTTGATCTTTCTGCTGATCGCGATGATGATCGGCCTGGGAGTCACGATTCGCGGCAAGGAGCATTTCAGGCGTCCGCTCCGTCAAATCGCCGCGAGCCATAGCGGCATGGTATCCTTGATCGTACTGCTGTTCTTCATCGTGATCGGACTCGCCGATTCTATCCATTTCAAGGCCTCCGGCGATGACGGCAACGATGTGATCAGTGTGCTGGACACTTGGGCCGCGCCAATGCGCCGGCATGGCGAAAAAACCTATTCGGCGCCGTTTTCGGCATTCGGCTACGGCAAGGAAATGGTCACGGAGGACGACGGCACGGCGCATTGGGACTATCCGCGCCTGAAATACGGCGGCGCGCATTTGAGCGATCCCGAGACGCAGCTTGCCGCCGATATACTGAAAAAGGGTTTATACGGCCTGTTCCAGGGCGCGAGCCTGTGCGCGTTTTTTGGGCTCATGCTGTGGGGCATTTTTGCCGCGCGGCAAAAGCCATTCCTGCATGGCTCGGGCCCGGGCAGGAGCACGCTGGCGGTCGGTTTTGCGATCGTGACGGTCGGCTATGCGCTGTGTTATTTGTCCCTCTATTATCATGTTCTGGGCACCGACAAGGTCGGCGAGGACGTGTTTTATCAGACGATTAAAAGCATCCGCACCGGCCTCGTGATCGGCACGCTGACGACCTTGATCATGCTGCCGATGGCGATTTTTTTCGGCATCCTGGCCGGTTTTTTTCAGGGCTGGATCGACGATCTGATCCAGTATATTTATACGACCCTGAACTCGATCCCCGGCGTCTTGCTGATCGCGGCGTCGATCCTGATGGTACAGGTGTACATGGCGAATCATGAGGAAGCCTTCACCAGCGTGGTCGTGCGCGCGGACATGCGGCTGTTGTTTCTGTGCATGATCCTCGGCGTGACCAGCTGGACCGGCCTGTGCCGGCTGCTCCGCGCCGAAACGCTGAAACTCAGGGAAATGGAATACGTGCAGGCGGCCAGGGCCTTGGGCGTCAAACAGGGCGCGATACTGGCGCGGCACATCCTGCCTAACGTGATGCACATCGTCTTGATCTCGGTCGTGCTCGATTTCAGCGCGCTGGTCTTGGCCGAGGCGGTATTGTCCTACATCAACATCGGCGTCGATCCGACGACCTACAGTTGGGGCAACATGATCAACGGCGCGCGTCTGGAGATGGCCCGCGAGCCGGTCGTCTGGTGGTCGCTGACCGCCGCCTTCGTGTTCATGTTCATTCTGGTCCTGGCGGCCAATCTGTTTGCGGATGTGGTGCAGGATGCGTTCGATCCGCGGCGAGCCGGCAACGGATAA
- the rimP gene encoding ribosome maturation factor RimP has translation MKQAPEHLVALIEPVVEGLGYECVGIEYHPHPRHGLLRIYIDSDNGILVEDCSKVSHQVSGVLDVEDPIPDNYQLEVSSPGADRPFFKLSQFERFTGSTVLVNLFKAIGGRKRITGLIEKVEEDIITLTENGQTFEVPFSAISKARLVPDYLIEKGVRSGK, from the coding sequence ATGAAGCAGGCTCCCGAACATTTGGTTGCCTTAATCGAGCCGGTCGTGGAAGGCTTGGGTTATGAATGTGTCGGCATTGAATATCACCCACATCCGCGGCATGGTTTATTAAGAATCTATATCGACAGTGACAACGGCATTTTGGTCGAGGACTGTTCGAAAGTCAGTCATCAGGTCAGCGGCGTGCTCGATGTCGAAGATCCGATTCCCGACAATTATCAATTGGAAGTGTCCTCGCCGGGGGCAGACCGGCCGTTTTTCAAGCTCAGTCAGTTTGAACGCTTCACCGGCAGCACCGTGTTGGTGAATCTGTTCAAGGCGATCGGCGGACGCAAGCGGATTACCGGTCTGATCGAAAAGGTCGAAGAAGATATCATTACACTGACCGAAAACGGCCAAACTTTTGAAGTGCCGTTTTCGGCGATCAGTAAGGCGCGTCTGGTGCCGGACTATTTAATCGAAAAAGGAGTACGCAGTGGCAAATAA
- a CDS encoding HTH domain-containing protein, giving the protein MERFERIYQLHQLLSGRRTPIANRELRERLECSEITVKRLIDVMRAHFAAPIMYDRQLKGYRYDNQKGAHP; this is encoded by the coding sequence ATGGAGCGTTTCGAACGTATTTACCAGCTGCACCAACTCCTGTCCGGGCGCCGCACGCCGATCGCCAATCGGGAGCTTCGGGAACGGCTGGAATGTTCCGAAATCACCGTCAAGCGGCTGATCGACGTCATGCGCGCTCATTTCGCCGCGCCGATCATGTATGACCGGCAATTGAAGGGCTACCGCTACGACAATCAAAAGGGTGCCCATCCATGA
- a CDS encoding secondary thiamine-phosphate synthase enzyme YjbQ — protein MWIQKEIRLKARPRGFHWVTEDILRQLPELEKVSVGMLNVFIKHTSASLTINENADPTVRQDFESFFNRAVPEDEPYYKHTYEGSDDLPSHLKSSILGCSLNIPITHGRLNLGIWQGIYLCEHRNHGGSRELVVTLQGESVE, from the coding sequence ATGTGGATACAAAAAGAAATCCGGCTCAAAGCCCGACCGCGCGGCTTTCATTGGGTAACGGAAGACATCCTCAGGCAGCTTCCGGAGCTAGAGAAAGTATCGGTGGGCATGCTGAATGTGTTCATCAAGCACACATCCGCCTCGCTCACCATTAACGAGAACGCCGATCCGACGGTAAGGCAGGACTTTGAGAGTTTCTTTAACCGCGCGGTGCCGGAGGATGAACCTTATTACAAGCATACCTATGAAGGCAGCGATGACCTGCCCAGCCATCTGAAGAGCAGCATTCTGGGCTGCAGCTTGAATATTCCGATCACCCATGGACGGCTGAACCTAGGTATCTGGCAAGGCATCTATCTGTGCGAGCACAGGAACCATGGCGGAAGCCGAGAGCTGGTGGTGACGCTTCAAGGCGAGTCGGTTGAATAA
- a CDS encoding ABC transporter ATP-binding protein, whose amino-acid sequence MTNPLLSVHSLSVAFNRHQKVVDNISFAINPGETFALVGESGSGKSMTALSVLRLLPDNASIEAEAITLNGDNLLEHSELELCRVRGRRIGLIFQDPMSSLNPVMTIGSQIAEVIESHFSLSKAAVQARVLELLQQVEIPQPEQRINDYPHQLSGGQRQRVMIAIALAGKPDLLIADEPTTSLDVTIQAQILTLLKSIQQHTGMALWLISHDLALVSTMADRVAVMQRGQIVESGALPDFFHQPKHPYTQKLLKALPSMQSCLKHQAQAAPPLLKVEDFRCYYPIRKGLFKRVVDHVRAVDGVSFTIPRGTTLALVGESGCGKTTLGKALLNLIPGGEGLVKLDGVDLGQLSGEALRQKRADMQIVFQDPFSSMNPRMLVGDIVAEGLRALHPGIGSEARREKVRQLLEQVGLPADAALRYPHEFSGGQRQRICIARSLAVNPKLIVCDEPTSALDVSVQAQIIELLKTLQRESQVSYLFITHDLAVVAEIADEVAVMYRGKIVEHGEVKQVLIEPRHDYTRKLLAAAPVLAAG is encoded by the coding sequence ATGACGAATCCGCTATTGTCTGTTCACAGTCTCAGTGTTGCCTTCAATCGCCATCAAAAGGTCGTCGATAACATCAGCTTCGCGATCAATCCAGGCGAAACCTTCGCGCTGGTCGGCGAATCGGGTTCCGGCAAGTCGATGACCGCGTTGTCGGTGCTGCGTCTGCTGCCGGATAACGCGAGCATCGAAGCCGAAGCGATCACCCTGAACGGCGACAATCTGCTCGAACATTCGGAGCTGGAATTATGCAGGGTTCGCGGGCGCCGCATCGGGCTGATCTTTCAGGACCCGATGTCGTCTTTGAATCCGGTCATGACGATCGGCAGTCAGATCGCGGAAGTGATCGAGAGCCATTTTTCGCTGTCCAAGGCCGCCGTGCAGGCGCGCGTGCTGGAATTGCTGCAACAGGTCGAGATTCCTCAGCCGGAGCAGCGGATCAACGATTACCCGCATCAACTCTCGGGCGGCCAAAGGCAGCGCGTGATGATCGCGATTGCGCTGGCGGGCAAGCCGGATCTGTTGATCGCGGACGAGCCGACCACATCATTGGATGTGACGATTCAGGCGCAAATCCTCACGCTGCTCAAAAGCATTCAGCAGCACACCGGCATGGCGCTGTGGCTGATCAGCCACGATCTGGCGCTGGTGTCGACGATGGCGGACCGGGTCGCGGTGATGCAGCGGGGCCAGATCGTCGAGTCCGGGGCGCTGCCGGATTTTTTCCACCAGCCGAAACATCCCTACACACAAAAGCTGCTCAAGGCCTTGCCGTCGATGCAGAGTTGCCTGAAACATCAGGCCCAGGCTGCGCCGCCGCTGCTGAAGGTCGAGGATTTTCGCTGCTACTATCCGATCCGTAAGGGCCTGTTCAAACGCGTGGTCGATCATGTGCGCGCGGTCGACGGCGTCAGTTTCACGATTCCGCGCGGCACGACCTTGGCGCTGGTCGGCGAATCCGGCTGCGGCAAGACCACGCTCGGCAAGGCCTTGTTGAATCTGATTCCGGGCGGCGAGGGACTGGTCAAGCTCGATGGCGTCGATCTCGGGCAATTGAGCGGGGAAGCGCTGCGGCAAAAGCGCGCGGACATGCAGATCGTGTTTCAGGACCCGTTTTCGTCGATGAATCCGCGCATGCTGGTCGGCGACATCGTCGCGGAAGGCCTTCGCGCCCTGCATCCTGGCATCGGCAGCGAGGCCAGGCGGGAAAAGGTCCGGCAGCTGCTCGAGCAGGTTGGTCTTCCGGCCGATGCGGCGCTGCGTTATCCGCATGAATTCTCGGGCGGCCAGCGCCAGCGCATCTGCATCGCGCGCTCCCTGGCGGTGAACCCGAAGCTGATCGTCTGCGACGAGCCGACCAGCGCGCTCGACGTGTCGGTGCAGGCGCAGATCATCGAATTATTGAAAACCTTGCAGCGCGAAAGCCAGGTCAGCTATCTGTTCATCACGCACGATCTGGCGGTCGTTGCCGAAATCGCCGACGAAGTCGCGGTGATGTACCGAGGCAAAATCGTCGAGCATGGCGAGGTGAAGCAGGTGCTGATCGAGCCGCGGCATGACTATACCCGCAAGCTGCTGGCCGCCGCGCCCGTGCTGGCGGCCGGTTGA
- a CDS encoding lipase maturation factor family protein, with the protein MLLRVPDSIKRRLNPPDSSEPPFALVNWLFLRGLALIYLAAFASMSVQIEGLIGVQGILPIEAKLTEMAAIYGSAGYFEFPTLFWLAASDPALKLVCYAGIAASLLLLLNIAQKAALILCYLLYLSVTVAGQDFFSFQWDVFLLESGFIGIFLSWGSRFNVFLYRWLIARFMFMGGVVKLASGDPAWAKLTALNYHYLTEPLPTPLAYYAYFLPSWFHKLCVAGVLWLELIVPFFVFLPHPFRLFAAWSFIGLQSAIILTGNYNFFNLLTILLCIWLFDDRDLAGRLPARLVAHIQQQQPRPGDAAHLIAGSWTAFVLIVCALTAWMHNTQGRTPQIFRSWVLTTSNFAVINQYGPFGVMNTERHEIIIEGSDDGKTWKAYEFNDKPGDLSRNLRWNIPHQPRLDWQLWFAALENPRLDGWFAAFMARLQEGSPPVLALLRTNPFPDRPPVFVRAMLYRYAYATPEQRTQTGQLWQREAIGQYWPPPHPEFG; encoded by the coding sequence ATGCTCTTGCGTGTTCCCGACTCAATCAAACGCCGACTGAACCCACCGGATTCCTCCGAGCCGCCTTTTGCGCTCGTCAACTGGCTTTTTCTGCGGGGTCTGGCGCTGATTTATCTGGCCGCGTTCGCCTCGATGTCGGTGCAAATCGAGGGTTTGATCGGCGTTCAGGGCATCCTGCCGATCGAGGCGAAACTCACGGAGATGGCGGCGATTTATGGCAGCGCCGGCTATTTCGAATTCCCGACCCTGTTCTGGCTCGCGGCTTCCGATCCGGCGCTCAAGCTGGTCTGTTATGCAGGCATCGCAGCGTCCTTGCTGTTGCTGCTGAACATCGCGCAGAAAGCCGCCTTGATCCTCTGCTATCTGCTGTATTTGTCCGTCACGGTCGCCGGGCAGGATTTCTTCTCGTTTCAGTGGGACGTGTTCTTGCTCGAATCCGGGTTTATCGGCATCTTTTTGAGCTGGGGCTCGCGGTTCAACGTTTTTCTGTACCGCTGGCTGATCGCGCGCTTCATGTTCATGGGCGGCGTGGTCAAGCTGGCGAGCGGCGATCCGGCCTGGGCCAAGCTGACCGCGCTGAATTATCATTACCTGACCGAACCCTTGCCCACGCCCTTGGCCTACTACGCGTATTTCCTGCCGTCTTGGTTTCACAAGCTTTGCGTGGCCGGCGTGCTTTGGCTTGAACTGATCGTGCCGTTTTTCGTGTTTCTGCCGCACCCTTTCCGCCTGTTCGCCGCATGGAGCTTTATCGGCCTGCAAAGCGCGATCATCCTGACCGGCAATTATAATTTCTTCAACCTGCTGACGATCCTCTTGTGCATTTGGCTGTTCGACGACCGGGACTTGGCCGGCAGACTGCCTGCGCGCCTGGTCGCCCATATTCAGCAACAGCAGCCGCGTCCGGGCGATGCCGCGCATCTTATCGCAGGATCATGGACCGCCTTCGTGCTGATTGTCTGCGCGCTTACGGCCTGGATGCATAACACCCAAGGTCGGACCCCGCAAATCTTCCGCTCCTGGGTGCTGACGACCTCGAATTTCGCGGTGATCAATCAATACGGCCCGTTTGGGGTGATGAATACCGAACGGCACGAGATCATCATCGAGGGCTCCGACGACGGCAAGACCTGGAAGGCTTACGAATTCAACGATAAGCCCGGAGATCTGTCCCGCAATCTGCGCTGGAACATTCCGCATCAGCCCCGGCTCGACTGGCAACTGTGGTTTGCCGCGCTCGAAAACCCCAGGCTCGATGGGTGGTTTGCGGCGTTCATGGCGCGCTTGCAGGAAGGATCGCCGCCCGTCCTGGCCTTGCTGCGCACGAATCCTTTTCCGGACCGTCCGCCGGTTTTTGTGCGCGCGATGCTGTACCGGTATGCCTATGCAACGCCGGAGCAACGCACGCAAACCGGCCAACTCTGGCAGCGCGAAGCGATCGGCCAATACTGGCCGCCGCCCCATCCTGAATTCGGTTAG
- a CDS encoding HlyD family secretion protein, whose amino-acid sequence MSALIYTGYWLYRRDLIVSHNAFVTGNLIPVEADATGIVTHVLVEESQFVKKGDLLVRLDEHRAQTALKQTEGELGQSVRDIGALFPTHRQMCQKLMGRASKLARVRHDVVRFRQGVPSGSVSQQVLQNAEDQMAALDAEMLEARSELEAIQARIGGTSREDHPDIEAAKHRFITAYIEYTRQQIYAPVSGYVAKRRVQIGDRVQPGDSLMTLVPLNHLWVEANLRETELRRVRPGQLAEVAVDLYGGNYTFQGTVEGLVPGTGSVFALLPPDNATGNFIHIVERVPVRIALREDELLKHPIRPGLSTVTTIHVDNTEKSPGESLTQAVSQEYETDIFADELAKAEARAKAIVAGNLVTPDAALDLDCGRVALIK is encoded by the coding sequence ATGTCGGCTTTGATTTATACCGGTTATTGGCTGTATCGCCGTGACTTGATCGTCAGCCATAATGCCTTCGTCACCGGCAACCTGATTCCGGTCGAAGCGGACGCGACCGGCATTGTGACTCATGTCTTGGTGGAGGAAAGCCAATTTGTCAAAAAAGGCGATCTTTTAGTCCGGCTTGACGAGCACCGCGCGCAAACGGCTTTAAAACAGACCGAAGGCGAACTTGGTCAATCGGTACGGGACATCGGTGCGCTTTTCCCCACGCATCGGCAAATGTGCCAAAAACTCATGGGGCGCGCCTCCAAACTGGCCCGAGTGCGCCATGATGTCGTCCGGTTTCGGCAAGGCGTACCCAGCGGCTCGGTGTCGCAGCAGGTTTTGCAAAACGCCGAAGATCAAATGGCGGCGCTCGATGCCGAGATGTTGGAGGCCAGATCCGAGCTCGAGGCGATTCAAGCCAGAATCGGCGGCACCAGCAGAGAGGATCATCCCGACATCGAAGCGGCCAAACATCGATTTATCACGGCTTACATCGAGTATACCCGTCAGCAAATTTATGCGCCGGTTTCAGGCTATGTCGCAAAACGGCGGGTCCAGATAGGCGACCGGGTGCAACCGGGCGACTCTCTGATGACATTGGTTCCATTGAATCATCTGTGGGTCGAGGCGAACTTGCGGGAAACCGAGCTGCGGCGCGTTAGGCCGGGCCAGCTGGCGGAGGTTGCCGTGGATCTTTATGGAGGCAACTACACTTTTCAAGGGACTGTTGAAGGGTTGGTGCCGGGGACCGGCAGCGTTTTCGCCTTGTTGCCTCCCGACAACGCCACCGGAAATTTCATCCATATCGTCGAGCGGGTGCCCGTCCGCATTGCCTTGCGGGAAGACGAGTTATTGAAACACCCCATTCGTCCGGGGCTCTCCACCGTTACGACCATTCATGTGGACAACACGGAAAAATCCCCCGGCGAGTCGCTCACCCAAGCTGTCAGTCAGGAATATGAAACGGACATTTTCGCTGATGAACTAGCCAAGGCCGAAGCCAGAGCGAAAGCCATCGTTGCCGGGAATTTGGTTACGCCCGACGCGGCGCTGGATTTGGATTGCGGTAGGGTAGCGCTGATAAAATGA
- a CDS encoding thiol-disulfide oxidoreductase DCC family protein: MQQNKVTVYYDGACPKCIRDRQNYEKLSGDTGEQVCWFDITGQENRLRELGIDPEKALTELHVQDAAGRIHAELDAYILLMRKVRLLRPLAWVIGLPVIRPLLARLYHWQVNRRLRKRRILL; this comes from the coding sequence ATGCAGCAAAATAAAGTCACGGTCTATTACGACGGCGCCTGCCCGAAATGCATTCGCGACCGGCAAAATTACGAGAAACTGTCGGGGGACACCGGTGAGCAGGTCTGCTGGTTCGACATTACCGGTCAGGAAAATCGGCTGCGGGAACTCGGCATCGATCCCGAGAAAGCCTTGACGGAACTGCATGTGCAGGATGCCGCCGGGCGGATTCATGCGGAGCTCGACGCGTACATTCTATTGATGCGCAAAGTGCGGCTACTCAGGCCGTTGGCCTGGGTAATCGGCTTGCCGGTGATCCGGCCGCTGTTGGCGCGTCTCTATCACTGGCAGGTGAACCGGCGCTTGCGGAAGAGAAGAATTTTGCTTTAA